One stretch of Glandiceps talaboti chromosome 7, keGlaTala1.1, whole genome shotgun sequence DNA includes these proteins:
- the LOC144437289 gene encoding uncharacterized protein LOC144437289 produces the protein MRAIFGGLILFLFTASEVRGDCAYGTIPAAPGNGTYQTTPTADTAITGGNTVTVVCDAGYTLTPSGDGVYTCDATTADTWTPDPSTSAYKCVADTTTADPNEDTTSGGDDATTDSAEEDAAAIPNLNVFLGLTMILVAFFSRMI, from the exons ATGAG AGCCATTTTTGGAGGACTGATTTTGTTCTTATTTACTGCATCTGAAGTTAGAG GCGACTGTGCATATGGCACTATTCCAGCGGCGCCAGGAAATGGAACTTATCAAACTACACCAACAGCTGATACTGCTATTACCGGCGGAAACACAGTGACAGTTGTATGCGACGCTGGCTATACATTGACTCCATCTGGCGATGGTGTCTATACATGTGATGCGACTACGGCTGATACCTGGACTCCTGATCCTAGTACTAGTGCATATAAATGCGTAGCAG ATACGACAACTGCTGACCCGAATGAAG ATACTACTAGTGGCGGTGATGATGCGACTACAGACTCGGCTGAAG AAGACGCAGCTGCAATTCCAAACCTGAATGTGTTCCTAGGGCTGACAATGATCCTGGTTGCGTTTTTCTCCAGGATGATTTAA